In Solanum lycopersicum chromosome 5, SLM_r2.1, the following are encoded in one genomic region:
- the LOC138348767 gene encoding uncharacterized protein — MLRSCVIDFKGNWEDHLPLIEFAYNNYHSSIKISPYEALYGRRCKSSIGWFKVCDAGLIEPDLVKLAMEKVMVIQERLKTTQSHQNSYAYFRRRPLEFEVEDWVYLKVSPMKGVMRFGNKGKISPWYIDSYRISKRIDNVAYELELPQELAAVHSALMSPC, encoded by the coding sequence atgttaaggtcttgtgtgattgatttcaaggggaattgggaggatcacctacctctcattgagttcgcTTACAACAACTACCATTCGAGCATCAAAATTtctccatatgaagctctttatgggagaagatgcaaaTCTTCCATTGGGTGGTTCAAAGTTTGTGACGCAGGATTGATAGAACCAGATCTAGTTAAACTAGCGATGGAGAAGGTGATGGTTATTCAAGAGAGATTGAAGACGACACAGAGTCATCAAAATTCCTACGCATATTTTAGAAGAAGGCCGTTGGAGTTTGAAGTGGAAGATTGGGTATatctgaaagtttcacccatgaagggtgttatgaggtttggtaataAGGGGAAAATTAGTCCCTGGTATATTGATTCTTACCGAATATCTAAGAGAATTgacaatgtagcttatgagttggagctaccacaagagttagcagCGGTTCATTCGGCATTAATgtctccatgttga